The segment TTTTTAAAAAAAAGTTCTGATGTATATTTATTTGATGACAATCATAGAATTAATTTTAAATATAATCAAAAAATAATTAGTTTAAAAAAAATTAAAAAAATTAATTTCGATAGAATTATTATTAGTCCAGGCATTGATATTTCAAACTGTAAATTATCGAAATTTTTAAATAACAATTTGTTAAAAATTCACACAGATCTTGATGTTTTATTTTCATTTTATGACAATAAAAGTATCACAATTACAGGAACTAACGGCAAGTCTACAACTGCTAAAATTTTACATGATGCTTTGACCGATCAAAAGAGAGACTCAAGGTTGATAGGGAACATTGGCAATCCTGTATTGGCAGAAAAAAATATCACAAAAAAAACAATTTTTGTAATAGAAGCTTCTTCATATCAGTTAGATTATAGTAGGATTTTTAGATCAAAATATGCAGTAATTCTTAACATTACTTCAGATCATATAGAAAGGCACAAAAGTTTAAATAATTATGTAGATGCAAAATTTAAATTATTAAAATCTCAAAATAGAGGATCCTTTGCTTATATTAAAAAAGATGATGAATTAATTACAAAAAAAATAAAAAAAAATAAATACAAAGCAAAGATATACAAAGTTCAGACTTCAAATTTAAATAAAAAATTTGATAAAATTTACAATAAATATTTTATCTCTGATGGTAATAAAGAAAATTTATTATTTATATTTGAGATTGCTTCAAAATTAAAACTAAATAAAAAAAAATTAATCAGATCAATTAATAGATTTAAAGGTCTAGATTACAGACAACAAATCATATTTGATAAAAAAAACCTTACAATAATCAATGACTCTAAATCTACAAGCTTTGCTTCCTCAGAAAGTGTATTAAAAAATTTAAATGGTGCTTACTGGATCTTAGGAGGAATTCCAAAAAAAGGAGATAAATTTAAATTATCAAAAACAAAATGTAAAAATCTGAAAGCTTTTATTTTTGGATCACATAGTAAGAAATTTTTAGAGATTTTAAAGAATAAATTAAAAGTTAAAAGTTTTAAAAATATGGAAGAAACACTTAAAGTTATTTTTTCAGAAATTACTATTCAAAAATCTGAAAAAAATATTATTTTTTTTAGTCCAGCTGGAGCATCATTTGATAGTTTTAGAAATTTTGAGGATAGAGGGAATTATTTTAATCAATTAGTTAAAAAGTATATTAATGCAAAGTGATAATCTTTTTTATAAATTTTACTACCAATGGTGGAAAAATATAGATAAATCAATTTTTACTTTAATTAGTTTGTTATTTATTATAGGTTTATTTTTTTCTTTAGTCTCAACTTCATTAATAGCATCAGATAAATTAGATACTAATAGCTATTCCTTTTTTTTTAAGCATCTAGTTTATGTTTTAATTGGAATTTCAATTATCTTCATTTTTTCATCATTTAACACAGATCAATTATTAAAATATTCAATTATTCTTTTTTTTATATCTTTATTTTCTTTGTTCTTAGTTCCAATAATTGGTATTGAGGTAAAAGGTTCAAAAAGATGGATTGATTTATTTTTTTTACCAAGGTTTCAACCAATCGAAGTTTTGAAGCCTTTTTTGATAATAACTTTAGCAAATATACTTTGTAGCAATAAAGCAAATATTATATCTAAGTATTTACTTTCAATTTTAATAATTACTTTAATTTCATCACTTTTAATAATTCAACCTGATATTGGTCAAACTTTGTTAGTAATTTTTTCTTGGGCTGTTTTAATTTTTACTTCTGGAATTAATTTATATTTATTAATTGCAATTTTTTTATTTAGTTCAGTATTACTTGCATATTTAATTATTTTTGTTCCTAAGTTTGAATACATCCAGGGACGTATTTTCTCATTTTTTGATAGAGAAACTGGATCTCATAATTTTCAGTCAGATAAAGCAATTGAGTCGATCACTAGTGGAGGTTTTTTTGGAAAAGGGATTGGTGAAGGAACCCTTAAAAATAACGTACCAGAGGCTCATACTGATTACATAATATCTGTAATTTCCGAAGAGTTTGGTGTGGTTGCCATAATGTTAATATTATTATTGTTTTTGATCTTCATTTATATGGTTTTAAAAAAAATAAACTTTGAAACTGATGATAAAATTAAGCTTATTTTAATTGGATCAATAAGCTTAATTTTAATGCAAGCTACAATTCATATTGGAGTAAACATAAGATTGTTTCCAACTACAGGAATGACTTTACCATTTTTAAGCTATGGGGGGTCATCAATAGTAAGTACATCTATATTAGCTGGAATTATTTTAAATCTAACAAAAAGAAAAATAAATTAGTAAATGAAAAGTAAAATATTAATTTCTACAGGTGGATCAGGCGGGCACGTTCTTCCAGCAATTACAATTTATGATCATTTAAAATCTAATTATGAAACTTTAATTTCAACTGATCTGAGAGGACTTAAATACTTAGATAAAAAAAACTATAATCATATAATTGTCAATACACCAAAATTAAATAATTTATTATTGTTTCCTTTTTCATTTTTAAAAGTTTTTATT is part of the Candidatus Pelagibacter sp. HTCC7211 genome and harbors:
- the murD gene encoding UDP-N-acetylmuramoyl-L-alanine--D-glutamate ligase produces the protein MKKLSNIFLGKKILVYGLGKSGISTYKFLKKSSDVYLFDDNHRINFKYNQKIISLKKIKKINFDRIIISPGIDISNCKLSKFLNNNLLKIHTDLDVLFSFYDNKSITITGTNGKSTTAKILHDALTDQKRDSRLIGNIGNPVLAEKNITKKTIFVIEASSYQLDYSRIFRSKYAVILNITSDHIERHKSLNNYVDAKFKLLKSQNRGSFAYIKKDDELITKKIKKNKYKAKIYKVQTSNLNKKFDKIYNKYFISDGNKENLLFIFEIASKLKLNKKKLIRSINRFKGLDYRQQIIFDKKNLTIINDSKSTSFASSESVLKNLNGAYWILGGIPKKGDKFKLSKTKCKNLKAFIFGSHSKKFLEILKNKLKVKSFKNMEETLKVIFSEITIQKSEKNIIFFSPAGASFDSFRNFEDRGNYFNQLVKKYINAK
- a CDS encoding FtsW/RodA/SpoVE family cell cycle protein, whose translation is MQSDNLFYKFYYQWWKNIDKSIFTLISLLFIIGLFFSLVSTSLIASDKLDTNSYSFFFKHLVYVLIGISIIFIFSSFNTDQLLKYSIILFFISLFSLFLVPIIGIEVKGSKRWIDLFFLPRFQPIEVLKPFLIITLANILCSNKANIISKYLLSILIITLISSLLIIQPDIGQTLLVIFSWAVLIFTSGINLYLLIAIFLFSSVLLAYLIIFVPKFEYIQGRIFSFFDRETGSHNFQSDKAIESITSGGFFGKGIGEGTLKNNVPEAHTDYIISVISEEFGVVAIMLILLLFLIFIYMVLKKINFETDDKIKLILIGSISLILMQATIHIGVNIRLFPTTGMTLPFLSYGGSSIVSTSILAGIILNLTKRKIN